One window of Saccharomyces mikatae IFO 1815 strain IFO1815 genome assembly, chromosome: 8 genomic DNA carries:
- the GPI16 gene encoding GPI-anchor transamidase subunit GPI16 (similar to Saccharomyces cerevisiae GPI16 (YHR188C); ancestral locus Anc_5.47), translated as MTIIGTLAYCILGTLLLCVAAEDEEPQIGVDDSLWYPYDETLVLKPLPNNDLLVSFSFQLQSEPFNPAISSMSFDAYEHYTTFPRAIPPLLESTGTRQFHLRFTRGFWDALSWGQLPHAGKQAGASGVELWSQVQATDQEQAFLNWKKLANSLSGLFCSSLNFIDESRTTFPRQSYVSDIVSPLFNDTEKLYLMRASLPNEPICTENLTPFIKLLPTRGKSGLTSLLDGHKLFDSLWNSISLDIATVCPEDEGSLCHYEMEAHVEMVAHVPSALARNERPIPKPLDGNTLRCDTEKPFDSYQCFPLPEPSEAHFKLSQLFARPINNGNLFANRPTRICADVDGSTWTAFLSVNDTIFSTHDNCFDLSNDQNESDIGYDFILESTDTTRVTPIVPVPIHVSRSLTGNGQDRGGMRIVFHNDKDTAVKLIYFESLPWFMRVYLSSLQITSTISPQLQENDVILDKYYLQAADRLRPAHLELTMLIPANADIVMTYQFDKALLQFAEYPPDANHGFEIDAAVITVLSLESSSALYELRTSTLLLSLSTPDFSMPYNVIILTSTIMGLIFGMLYNLMVKRMVTVEEADKITFQSGLKYKLLKLKEKFLKNKKTKTD; from the coding sequence ATGACGATAATTGGCACACTGGCGTATTGTATACTCGGCACGTTACTGCTGTGTGTGGCGGCGGAAGACGAGGAGCCTCAGATTGGTGTTGACGACAGTCTATGGTATCCATACGACGAAACACTGGTGCTGAAGCCGCTGCCCAACAACGACCTGCTGGTCTCATTCAGTTTTCAACTGCAGTCGGAACCTTTCAATCCGGCCATATCATCCATGTCTTTCGATGCGTATGAACACTACACGACTTTCCCACGGGCTATCCCACCTCTGTTGGAGTCTACCGGCACTCGTCAGTTTCATTTAAGATTTACCAGAGGGTTCTGGGACGCTCTGTCATGGGGACAGTTGCCCCATGCTGGAAAGCAGGCAGGTGCCTCAGGTGTTGAATTATGGTCTCAAGTACAGGCCACTGATCAGGAACAGGCGTTTCTTAATTGGAAGAAGCTAGCCAATTCGTTGAGTGGGTTGTtctgttcttctttaaacTTTATCGATGAGTCCAGAACGACCTTTCCTCGTCAGTCGTATGTCTCTGATATAGTATCTCCTCTTTTCAATGACACTGAGAAGTTGTACTTGATGCGAGCATCTTTGCCTAATGAGCCCATCTGTACCGAAAATTTGACACCGTTTATCAAACTTTTACCCACTAGAGGCAAGTCCGGTTTGACATCTCTCTTGGACGGTCATAAACTATTCGACTCTCTCTGGAACAGCATATCTTTGGACATTGCCACTGTTTGTCCCGAAGATGAAGGTTCACTGTGTCACTACGAAATGGAGGCACACGTAGAAATGGTAGCGCATGTCCCCTCTGCCTTGGCAAGAAACGAGAGACCTATCCCAAAACCGTTGGACGGCAACACCTTGCGTTGTGACACGGAGAAACCCTTCGATTCGTACCAATGCTTCCCTCTACCCGAGCCTTCAGAGGCGCACTTCAAACTCTCTCAACTGTTTGCCAGGCCAATTAACAATGGTAACCTGTTTGCTAATAGGCCGACAAGAATTTGTGCAGATGTTGACGGTTCAACTTGGACTGCATTCTTATCGGTTAATGATACGATATTCAGCACGCATGATAATTGCTTCGACTTATCAAACGATCAAAATGAGAGTGATATCGGCTACGACTTTATTTTAGAATCAACAGACACCACTCGTGTCACCCCTATAGTTCCTGTCCCTATTCATGTAAGCAGATCCCTGACCGGCAATGGCCAAGATCGTGGGGGAATGCGTATTGTGTTTCATAACGACAAAGATACTGCTGTGAAGTTGATTTATTTTGAATCGTTACCATGGTTCATGAGGGTCTACTTATCTTCTTTACAAATTACTTCTACCATTTCTCCGCAATTGCAAGAAAACGACGTCATCTTAGATAAATACTATTTACAAGCTGCTGATAGACTAAGACCTGCCCACTTGGAGTTGACAATGTTGATCCCAGCTAATGCCGACATCGTCATGACTTACCAATTTGATAAAGCCCTTCTGCAGTTTGCTGAATATCCACCAGATGCCAACCAtggttttgaaattgaCGCAGCTGTTATCACCGTGCTATCTCTGGAATCATCATCGGCTTTGTATGAACTGAGAACCTCGACTCTACTGTTGTCTCTGTCCACTCCAGATTTTAGTATGCCGTACAACGTCATCATCTTAACATCTACTATTATGGGGCTCATATTTGGTATGCTGTACAATTTGATGGTGAAGAGAATGGTCACTGTCGAAGAAGCTGATAAGATTACGTTTCAATCTGGCTTAAAATATAAACTGTTAAAGCTGAAGGaaaagttcttgaaaaataaaaagactAAGACAGACTAG
- the PTH1 gene encoding aminoacyl-tRNA hydrolase (similar to Saccharomyces cerevisiae PTH1 (YHR189W); ancestral locus Anc_8.856), with translation MCGKWKLVLTGIGNPEPQYAGTRHNVGLYMLELLRRRFGLQDRTYSPVPNTGGKIHYIEGEHCTLLRSDGQYMNLSGEQVCKVWARYAKHQVRHVVIHDELSVECGKVQLRAAATSIRGHNGLRSLVKCSGGRVPFAKLAVGIGRDPGCHSRDPASVSRWVLGALTPQEQQTLLTQSEPAAWRTLTQYLS, from the coding sequence ATGTGCGGTAAGTGGAAATTGGTACTAACTGGGATAGGTAATCCAGAACCGCAGTACGCTGGTACGCGCCACAATGTAGGGCTCTATATGCTGGAGCTCCTACGAAGACGGTTTGGTTTACAGGATAGAACTTACTCCCCTGTGCCCAACACGGGTGGCAAAATACATTATATAGAAGGTGAGCATTGCACACTACTAAGGTCAGATGGTCAGTACATGAACTTGAGTGGAGAACAGGTGTGCAAGGTCTGGGCACGGTATGCCAAGCATCAAGTCCGACACGTAGTTATCCATGATGAACTGAGTGTGGAGTGTGGAAAAGTGCAATTGAGAGCCGCCGCCACTAGTATTCGAGGCCATAATGGGCTACGAAGTCTGGTCAAATGCAGTGGCGGTCGAGTACCCTTTGCAAAGCTTGCCGTAGGAATCGGCAGAGACCCAGGGTGCCATTCTAGAGACCCTGCAAGTGTGTCCCGATGGGTCCTTGGAGCCCTCACTCCGCAGGAACAGCAAACTTTACTCACACAGAGTGAACCTGCTGCCTGGCGTACCTTAACTCAGTACCTTTCATAG
- the ERG9 gene encoding bifunctional farnesyl-diphosphate farnesyltransferase/squalene synthase (similar to Saccharomyces cerevisiae ERG9 (YHR190W); ancestral locus Anc_8.857), with translation MGKLLQLALHPVELKAALKLKFCRTPLFSIYDQSTSPYLLHCFELLNLTSRSFAAVIRELHPELRNCVTLFYLILRALDTIEDDMSIEHDLKIDLLRHFHEKLLLEKWSFDGNAPDVKDRAVLTDFESILIEFHKLKPEYQDVIKEITEKMGNGMADYILDENYNLNGLQTVHDYDVYCHYVAGLVGDGLTRLIVIAKFANESLYSNEQLYESMGLFLQKTNIIRDYNEDLVDGRSFWPKEIWSQYVPQLKDFMKPEKEQLGLDCINHLVLNALSHVIDVLTYLASIHEQSTFQFCAIPQVMAIATLALVFNNREVLHGNVKIRKGTTCYLILKSRTLRGCVEIFDYYLRDIKSKLAVQDPNFLKLNIQISKIEQFMEEMYQDKLPANVKPNETPIYLKVKERSRFDDELVPTQQEEEYKFNMVLSIIVSVLLGFYYIYTLHRV, from the coding sequence ATGGGGAAGCTATTACAATTGGCATTGCATCCAGTCGAGTTGAAAGCAGCATTGAAGCTGAAGTTTTGTAGAACACCATTGTTTTCAATCTATGATCAATCTACGTCTCCATATCTTTTGCACTGTTTTGAACTGTTGAACCTAACCTCCAGATCATTCGCGGCTGTGATTAGAGAGCTGCATCCAGAGTTAAGAAACTGTGTTActctcttttatttaattttGAGGGCTTTGGATACCATCGAAGATGATATGTCCATTGAACAcgatttgaaaattgaCCTGTTACGTCATTTCCATGAAAAATTGCTGTTGGAAAAATGGAGTTTTGATGGAAATGCTCCCGATGTGAAGGATAGAGCCGTTTTGACTGATTTTGAATCAATTCTTATTGAATTCCACAAATTGAAACCAGAATACCAGGACGTCATTAAAGAGATTACCGAGAAAATGGGTAATGGTATGGCCGATTACATCTTGGATGAAAACTATAACTTAAACGGGTTGCAAACTGTCCACGACTACGACGTTTACTGTCACTACGTGGCTGGCTTGGTCGGTGATGGTCTGACCCGCTTGATTGTCATTGCCAAGTTTGCCAACGAATCTCTGTATTCTAACGAGCAACTGTATGAAAGCATGGGTCTTTTCTTGCAAAAGACTAACATTATTAGAGACTACAACGAAGATTTGGTCGATGGTAGATCCTTCTGGCCTAAGGAGATCTGGTCTCAATACGTTCCTCAATTGAAGGATTTCATGAAAcctgaaaaagaacaactGGGTTTGGATTGTATAAACCATCTCGTCTTGAACGCATTAAGTCATGTGATTGATGTGTTGACCTATTTGGCCAGTATTCACGAACAGTCCACTTTCCAATTTTGTGCTATCCCACAAGTCATGGCCATTGCCACTTTGGCTCTGGTTTTCAACAACCGTGAAGTACTACATGGTAACGTGAAGATTCGCAAGGGTACCACTTGTTActtaattttgaaatcaagAACTTTACGTGGCTGTGTGGAGATTTTTGACTACTATTTACGTGATATCAAGTCTAAATTGGCCGTCCAAGATCCAAATTTCTTAAAATTGAACATTCAAATCTCTAAGATTGAACAATTCATGGAAGAAATGTATCAAGATAAACTACCTGCTAATGTGAAACCAAACGAAACTCCAATTTATTTGAAGGTCAAGGAAAGATCCAGATTCGATGATGAATTGGTTCCAACCCAACAAGAAGAGGAATACAAGTTCAACATGGTTTTGTCTATTATTGTGTCCGTTCTTCTTggattttattatatatacactTTGCACAGAGTGTAA
- the CTF8 gene encoding Ctf8p (similar to Saccharomyces cerevisiae CTF8 (YHR191C); ancestral locus Anc_4.356), whose amino-acid sequence MPSVNIDTTQWQKLTQSREKQATVITPLGITMLEIQGELELPSDFISLAKEDSQHDGRFSVQDGQTIIRFGSLQIDGERATLFVGKKQRLLGKVTKLDVPVGIMHFSSKDNKVELVDVMKYKIIFKDRPLPIM is encoded by the coding sequence ATGCCTAGTGTGAATATAGATACTACTCAATGGCAAAAGTTGACGCAGTCACGAGAAAAGCAAGCCACAGTGATAACACCTCTGGGAATAACGATGCTAGAGATCCAAGGTGAATTAGAATTACCGAGCGACTTTATATCACTGGCGAAAGAAGATTCTCAACATGATGGAAGATTTAGTGTACAAGATGGCCAAACAATAATACGATTTGGGTCGTTACAGATCGACGGAGAGAGGGCCACGTTGTTTGTCGGCAAGAAACAGCGTTTACTTGGGAAAGTAACAAAGTTGGACGTACCGGTAGGTATAATGCATTTCAGCTCGAAAGATAACAAGGTAGAATTAGTTGATGTAATgaaatataaaattatCTTTAAAGATAGGCCTTTACCTATTATGTAA
- the LNP1 gene encoding Lnp1p (similar to Saccharomyces cerevisiae LNP1 (YHR192W); ancestral locus Anc_4.357) translates to MFSAVGKWIWGSQNDKDFVTKYTADLSQITSQIHQLDVALKKSQSILNQWQSNLTFYGIAFTALALSYVYWEYHGFWPYLVITTVLCLGSLILVKWALTKLYAFYNNNRLRKLGKLRAVHQKKLEKLKEETHYNATSSIIQRFSSGEDQNDDAMVLLDDELNAKYQELNNLKAELEKFKKESHIEGLKKEDSDAWFDKIIGALAGGNELNSTNSLSPFRKIICPQCHQRSDCYRLANKPIVFICPHCSHRTDEIKERDAVIEAKQPLLLEEEKTK, encoded by the coding sequence ATGTTCAGTGCAGTGGGGAAATGGATCTGGGGCTCTCAAAATGACAAAGACTTTGTGACGAAGTATACTGCAGATCTATCACAAATAACCTcacaaattcatcaattaGATGTCGCGTTGAAGAAAAGCCAATCGATCTTGAATCAATGGCAATCCAACTTAACCTTTTACGGCATTGCCTTCACGGCATTGGCTCTGAGCTACGTATATTGGGAGTACCATGGCTTTTGGCCCTACCTCGTAATTACTACTGTGCTTTGCTTAGGATCGCTAATCCTGGTTAAATGGGCACTAACCAAGCTCTACGCTTTttacaacaacaacagatTACGCAAGTTGGGGAAACTTCGTGCTGTACACCAGAAGAAACTGGAGaagttgaaagaagaaacccATTACAATGCTACAAGCTCGATAATTCAACGGTTTTCATCCGGTGAAGATCAAAACGACGACGCTATGGTACTTCTAGATGACGAGCTCAACGCTAAATACCAAGAACTAAACAACCTGAAGGcagaattggaaaaatttaaaaaggaaagcCATATAGAGGGCttaaaaaaggaagataGTGATGCATGGTTCGACAAAATCATCGGCGCACTGGCAGGCGGTAATGAATTGAACTCAACTAACTCGCTGTCTCCCTTCAGAAAAATCATATGTCCACAATGTCATCAGAGATCCGATTGCTACCGGTTGGCTAATAAACCAATTGTCTTTATCTGCCCTCATTGTAGTCACAGAACAGACGAAATAAAGGAAAGAGACGCTGTCATTGAGGCTAAACAGCCTTTGTTAttagaggaagaaaaaacaaagtgA
- the EGD2 gene encoding Egd2p (similar to Saccharomyces cerevisiae EGD2 (YHR193C); ancestral locus Anc_4.358): MSVIPENANVTVLNKNEKKARELIGKLGLKQIPGIIRVTFRKKDNQIYAIEKPEVFRSVGGNYVVFGEAKVDNFTQKLAAAQQQAQASGIMPSNEDVATKSPEDIQADMQAAAEGSVNAAAQEDDEEGEVDAGDLNKDDIELVVQQTNVSKNQAIKALKAHNGDLVNAIMSLSK, translated from the coding sequence ATGTCTGTTATTCCAGAAAACGCCAACGTTACCGTCTTAAACAAGAACGAAAAGAAAGCCAGAGAATTGATTGGCAAGTTGGGTTTAAAGCAAATCCCAGGTATCATCAGAGTCACTTTTAGAAAGAAGGACAACCAAATCTATGCCATTGAAAAGCCTGAGGTCTTCAGATCTGTCGGTGGCAACTACGTTGTCTTCGGTGAAGCCAAGGTTGACAACTTTACCCAAAAGCTAGCCGCTGCTCAACAACAAGCTCAAGCCAGCGGTATTATGCCATCTAATGAAGACGTTGCTACCAAGTCTCCAGAAGATATCCAAGCTGATATGCAAGCTGCTGCTGAAGGCAGTGTCAACGCCGCCGCacaagaagatgacgaagaagGTGAAGTTGACGCTGGAGACTTGAACAAGGATGACATCGAGTTGGTCGTTCAACAAACTAATGTTTCTAAAAACCAAGCTATCAAAGCTCTGAAAGCACACAATGGTGACTTAGTCAACGCTATCATGTCCTTATCtaaataa
- the MDM31 gene encoding Mdm31p (similar to Saccharomyces cerevisiae MDM31 (YHR194W); ancestral locus Anc_4.359), whose translation MSLFSRPFLRRSRQFSVTRYVYWARNPSLGRNIRIPLTAKPLIRVYSNELKPEKETSSGKKSKKLSNLKYITERDSLLVQTNNIFTKLKINIRWYLKKSTRPFNSDDISAFVSWILVSNIFIFIFWTTTFVSLVLYLINTVFAQEYLASKIGKFITKNDSLSIVFETAIVPDWSSGKISFQKVFVSRRPKISHSFTKGSQQDALQRAKLALSERILVNQQDFDNGNYTQFDLTIDQVDISLNFRKWINGKGILDEVTINGLRGVIDRTHVVWRKDDDPKNYLNVYQPGDFEISKFTMNDVLCTLYQPNGFRPFQISIFNCDLPQLRKHWLFYDILNANNINGTYDNSMFTIHKKFRTDDQHQDPTLLWKQMTRFRVDNLDIDHLNAGIEGPFGWISEGRVNMIGDVLLPDEDAASDSLQLTEILTEIGDRLIKEAKRYTSSLPLVGPGFSHAVDKIDPNDYFIMDFSLRLYNVKAEVPLFTSGLTYINSALIRPIVGYINSHRTYIPIKCRIVKKKSDFEGSWTIYDSYLMRDLSAEAYDAFANYVADDEKRSLRLRRVGFWSLQLILQVILMSLGAIA comes from the coding sequence ATGTCTCTTTTTAGCAGGCCATTTCTGAGGAGGTCCCGGCAGTTTTCGGTAACAAGGTATGTGTATTGGGCTAGAAATCCCTCTCTTGGAAGAAACATTAGGATACCATTAACAGCAAAACCATTAATAAGAGTATACTCTAATGAGCTGAAACCTGAAAAGGAGACTTCTTCGGgcaaaaaatcaaaaaaactatCCAATTTGAAATACATTACTGAGAGAGATTCCCTGTTGGTGCAGACCAACAATATTTTCACAAAGCTCAAAATTAATATACGATGGTACTTGAAGAAGTCTACTCGGCCGTTTAATTCAGACGATATAAGTGCGTTTGTCTCATGGATTCTTGTGAGTAAcattttcatattcatCTTTTGGACGACTACTTTTGTATCATTGGTCCTTTACTTAATTAATACCGTGTTTGCACAGGAATATCTCGCAAGTAAGATCGGTAAATTCATTACCAAGAATGATTCGTTATCAATTGTTTTCGAGACCGCCATTGTACCAGACTGGTCGTCTGGGAAAATCAGCTTTCAAAAAGTCTTCGTCTCCAGAAGGCCAAAAATCTCGCACAGCTTCACCAAGGGTTCACAGCAAGATGCCCTGCAAAGAGCGAAGTTGGCCCTCAGTGAAAGAATTTTAGTCAACCAGCAGGATTTTGACAATGGCAACTATACCCAATTTGACCTGACAATCGACCAAGTGGACATATCGCTGAATTTCAGAAAATGGATCAATGGGAAGGGTATCCTAGACGAAGTGACTATCAACGGGCTCAGAGGAGTTATAGACAGAACACATGTGGTGTGGAGAAAAGATGACGACCCTAAGAACTATTTAAACGTCTATCAACCGGGcgattttgaaatatcaaaatttacCATGAACGACGTCCTTTGCACACTGTACCAGCCAAACGGGTTCAGGCCGTTCCAGATAAGTATATTTAACTGTGATCTACCGCAATTAAGGAAGCACTGGTTGTTCTATGATATTTTAAATGCAAACAATATCAATGGTACCTACGATAATTCCATGTTCACCATCCACAAAAAGTTCAGAACAGATGACCAACATCAGGATCCCACCTTGTTGTGGAAACAAATGACAAGGTTTAGAGTAGACAATCTTGACATTGATCATCTGAACGCTGGTATTGAAGGACCCTTTGGATGGATCAGTGAAGGTCGTGTAAACATGATCGGCGACGTTCTTTTACCAGACGAGGATGCGGCATCAGATTCACTGCAATTGACCGAAATCCTCACTGAAATAGGAGATCGCCTGATCAAAGAAGCCAAAAGGTACACTTCATCTTTGCCTCTAGTTGGACCAGGATTTTCCCATGCCGTCGACAAAATTGATCCGAATGACTACTTTATTATGGACTTTTCTCTAAGATTATACAATGTCAAAGCAGAAGTGCCTTTGTTCACTTCGGGATTAACATATATCAACAGCGCATTGATAAGGCCTATTGTCGGATACATCAATTCTCACAGAACATATATCCCCATTAAATGCCGTATTGTAAAAAAGAAGTCCGATTTTGAAGGCTCATGGACCATCTACGATTCATACCTCATGCGAGATCTAAGTGCTGAGGCGTACGACGCCTTTGCCAACTACGTTGCAGACGATGAAAAGAGGTCATTGCGCTTGAGAAGGGTTGGATTTTGGTCGCTGCAGCTTATACTCCAAGTGATCTTGATGAGTCTCGGTGCCATTGCATAA
- the NVJ1 gene encoding Nvj1p (similar to Saccharomyces cerevisiae NVJ1 (YHR195W); ancestral locus Anc_4.360), producing MTHPPVVRGIFSLGLSVAVLKGVQKTVRKHLEKQGWIEPQEVDYELIFTIDRLKNLIDDKHNPLTAVQQDISELSWRKVLNFISRQFSELDTRIYVLILLLSLLVPIVWSVLDGDHEGALEDNDNDINVDIIENERRLKHYNDGERAVLQFGKNRSEPIILSYKNMNVLEGEHEFTNKKDHDASHLTSKSENALDKAESKDVFDDHPEQQPKVDIKCDKNDLSEEENGEDSDNKEEDHSSSLELESQSESKVESTAEPDVLSRDTRTTSSLKSSTSFPVSFKGSIDLRSLNPPSSLLHLQVSPTKSTNLDAQVNTEQAYSQPFRY from the coding sequence ATGACTCATCCTCCAGTGGTCCGTGGAATCTTCTCGTTAGGTCTTTCTGTTGCGGTTTTAAAAGGTGTCCAAAAAACAGTTCGTAAACATTTGGAAAAGCAGGGTTGGATAGAACCTCAGGAAGTGGACTATGAGTTGATTTTTACTATAGATAGGTTGAAAAACTTAATAGATGATAAGCATAATCCTTTAACTGCCGTACAGCAAGATATCAGTGAATTGAGCTGGCGAAAAGTACTCAATTTTATCTCAAGACAATTTAGCGAGCTGGACACACGaatatatgttcttataCTACTTCTATCTCTTCTAGTTCCTATTGTATGGAGTGTTCTCGATGGCGATCATGAAGGTGCACTAGAGGACAACGACAATGATATTAACGTGgatattattgaaaacGAAAGAAGGCTGAAGCACTACAACGATGGTGAAAGGGCAGTATTGCAATTTGGTAAAAATAGGTCCGAACCTATTATACTGAGCTACAAGAATATGAATGTCTTAGAAGGAGAGCATGAGTTTACCAACAAGAAAGACCATGATGCCAGCCATTTAACAAGCAAGAGCGAAAATGCACTGGATAAGGCAGAGAGTAAAGATGTTTTTGATGATCATCCAGAACAACAACCCAAAGTAGACATAAAATGCGATAAGAACGACTTGagcgaagaagaaaatggtgaGGACAGTGATAACAAGGAGGAAGACCACTCCTCTAGTTTGGAATTAGAGTCACAGAGTGAATCCAAAGTAGAGAGTACTGCAGAGCCTGATGTTCTCTCAAGGGATACCCGAACAACTTCTTCCCTCAAGTCAAGTACCTCGTTCCCAGTATCATTCAAGGGCTCAATAGACCTCAGATCCTTGAATCCACCTTCATCTTTGTTGCACCTACAGGTATCGCCCACAAAATCTACTAATTTGGATGCCCAGGTGAACACTGAACAAGCATACTCTCAACCATTCAGGTACTGA
- the UTP9 gene encoding Utp9p (similar to Saccharomyces cerevisiae UTP9 (YHR196W); ancestral locus Anc_4.362): MGTSLDLVASFSHDSTRFAFQASVAQKNNVDIYPLNETKDYEVNSSLVSHIDYEINDMKASDVIYFGWCSDLVDTQSLNMKRKIDDEENSEYSGQRYENFFVNGFPDGRIVVYSSSGKDIVNIIKSKKDILGADTDKSNIWILDSDKVVKKLQYNDSKPIKTFTLVDGKEDEIIHFQILHQNGILLVCIITEKMVYIVDPSKRRPSTKYKFEFSNAVTCEFSSDGKFLLIADLEKLTVFDLTSDEKVVHSWSVQVKKIRNFDDMIMALTIDGKIYVYKIGEADKVCSIIVNENLEIIDFTPTNNKQQVLISWLNVNEPNFESLSLKEILGKELITINEDKEVESVEADQKAVLEEEAVPEVQDDKKKTEIKTNKKASKTEQAEIAHILSSHLESNSTEILDDLMSDSWTESEVKKFIVTKINTMDHLSKVLLAISEPMTQNPWNEQELLPLWLKWMLTLKSGELNSIKDKHTKKILKHLKSALRSSEEILPALLGIQGRLEMLRRQAKLREDLAQLTMQDQEVEDEEIEVIEHSNVINNPSQVQTSPIEKLEQDSIVYANGESDEFVDASEYKD, from the coding sequence ATGGGCACTTCTTTGGATTTAGTAGCGAGCTTCTCGCATGATTCTACACGTTTTGCATTTCAAGCGAGTGTCGCCCAAAAGAACAATGTGGATATCTACCCATTGAATGAAACCAAGGATTATGAGGTGAACAGTTCATTGGTGAGCCATATCGACTATGAAATCAACGACATGAAAGCTTCTGATGTAATTTATTTTGGATGGTGTAGTGATTTGGTAGATACGCAGTCATTGAAcatgaaaaggaaaatagatgatgaagaaaatagtgAATACAGTGGGCAAAGATacgaaaatttttttgttaacgGGTTTCCTGATGGAAGAATTGTTGTTTACTCTTCCAGTGGTAAAGACATAgtcaatattatcaaaagtaaaaaggaCATTTTAGGCGCAGACACGGACAAGTCTAATATTTGGATTTTAGACAGTGATAAAGtagtgaaaaaattacAATACAATGATTCTAAACCTATAAAGACTTTCACACTCGTTGATGGTaaggaagatgaaataattcattttcaaattctgcATCAAAATGGTATTCTATTGGTATGCATCAttactgaaaaaatggTTTATATTGTTGATCCATCAAAGAGAAGACCTTCCACGAAAtataaatttgaattttctaatGCTGTGACATGCGAATTTTCTTCAGATGGTAAGTTTTTGTTAATTGCGGATCTCGAAAAATTAACAGTTTTCGACTTGACAAGCGATGAAAAAGTAGTCCACTCATGGTCAGTTCAGGTgaaaaagataagaaattttgatgatatgaTAATGGCATTGACCATCGATGGTAAGATATATGTTTATAAAATTGGTGAAGCCGATAAAGTTTGCTCTATAATTGTCAATGAGAATCTAGAAATTATAGATTTCACGCCAACGAACAATAAGCAACAAGTTTTAATCTCGTGGCTTAATGTCAACGAACCTAATTTCGAATCGCtttctttgaaggaaaTTCTCGGCAAGGAACTTATTACAATTAACGAAGATAAGGAAGTTGAATCTGTTGAAGCAGACCAAAAAGCGGTgcttgaagaagaagccGTGCCAGAGGTGcaagatgataaaaaaaaaaccgaAATCAAGACAAACAAGAAGGCCAGTAAGACAGAGCAGGCTGAAATCGCACACATCCTTTCATCTCACCTAGAATCTAATTCAACAGAAATCCTAGATGACCTAATGTCAGATAGCTGGACAGAATCTGAGgttaaaaaatttattgttACTAAGATCAATACAATGGACCATCTAAGCAAAGTATTATTGGCTATATCAGAACCAATGACACAAAATCCATGGAATGAACAAGAATTGCTTCCGTTGTGGCTCAAATGGATGTTAACTTTGAAAAGTGGAGAGTTAAACTCTATAAAGGATAAAcatacaaagaaaatattaaaacaTTTAAAATCAGCACTAAGATCTTCAGAAGAAATCCTGCCTGCGCTATTGGGAATACAAGGTAGATTAGAAATGTTAAGGAGGCAGGCAAAACTAAGGGAAGATCTTGCACAGCTAACTATGCAAGATCAAGAagttgaagatgaagaaatagaagTTATAGAGCATTCAAATGTAATCAATAATCCTTCGCAGGTTCAAACGTCGcctattgaaaaacttgaacaAGATTCAATTGTTTACGCCAACGGAGAAAGTGACGAATTCGTCGACGCATCGGAATATAAAGACTGA